The following are encoded together in the Lactuca sativa cultivar Salinas chromosome 1, Lsat_Salinas_v11, whole genome shotgun sequence genome:
- the LOC111896272 gene encoding F-box protein At3g07870: MSLREPCMEDLPVAVMVDILSRLPVKTIIHCKCVCKQWQNIVVFDSYFADLQLSRSSPPCLMIYYKPGPLKWVEVEEGLYYNLHHHPVMSLDINIAPMTLLVGSVRGLVCLWQVNKNVDNTYICNPMTREYMILPRPQYYREGTTNIVYCFGVSSLTREYKVIRIFQRGIIRLPDSTVTYSLSEAEVYTLGTGQWRSLGHVPYWLNGSHTGPFLNGHAHWIIRYQVLPEKICAFDFDKETFELFPSPPSEVIHARQKNYFQKLDLLKGCLCLCATSNSKFTVWVMKEYGIKNSWHKELVIRKGISRDLDMLILGHPCLIECFKDGTILMASSGNNLLVYSPVSKTVTETKTFDGCFKGLAYRPGFHRLLNFKNEIVKVF, from the coding sequence ATGTCTCTACGCGAGCCATGCATGGAAGACTTACCTGTAGCTGTCATGGTCGATATTCTCTCAAGACTTCCTGTGAAGACGATCATCCATTGCAAATGTGTATGCAAGCAGTGGCAGAATATAGTAGTTTTCGACTCTTACTTTGCTGATCTTCAACTCTCGAGATCATCGCCTCCATGCTTGATGATTTATTATAAACCTGGCCCACTGAAGTGGGTGGAGGTCGAAGAAGGACTCTATTACAATTTACATCACCACCCTGTCATGAGCCTTGATATTAATATTGCACCTATGACACTCCTGGTTGGCTCAGTCAGAGGCTTGGTTTGCCTGTGGCAGGTTAATAAGAATGTTGATAACACTTACATATGCAATCCTATGACAAGAGAATATATGATCCTCCCTAGGCCACAATACTATAGAGAAGGCACTACAAATATCGTTTATTGTTTTGGTGTCAGTTCACTTACACGAGAATACAAAGTGATACGAATCTTCCAAAGGGGTATAATAAGGCTACCAGATTCCACCGTAACGTATAGTCTATCCGAAGCTGAGGTTTACACTCTTGGCACAGGCCAATGGAGAAGTCTGGGTCATGTCCCATACTGGTTGAATGGATCCCATACTGGGCCATTTCTAAACGGGCATGCTCATTGGATTATTCGTTACCAGGTTTTGCCTGAAAAGATTTGTGCTTTCGATTTCGATAAGGAGACATTTGAGTTGTTCCCATCACCTCCTTCTGAAGTTATACATGCAAGGCAGAAGAACTATTTCCAGAAGTTGGATCTCCTAAAGGGTTGTTTATGTCTATGTGCTACCTCCAATTCTAAATTCACGGTTTGGGTGATGAAGGAATATGGGATCAAGAACTCTTGGCATAAAGAGCTGGTGATCAGAAAAGGGATCAGCCGTGATCTTGATATGTTGATTTTGGGACACCCGTGTTTGATCGAGTGTTTTAAAGATGGAACTATTTTGATGGCATCTTCTGGAAACAACCTATTGGTTTACTCCCCTGTGAGTAAAACAGTTACAGAAACAAAAACATTTGATGGCTGCTTCAAAGGATTGGCTTATCGTCCTGGATTTCATAGGCTACTCAACTTCAAAAACGAGATAGTTAAAGTGTTTTGA